A single genomic interval of Rhododendron vialii isolate Sample 1 chromosome 3a, ASM3025357v1 harbors:
- the LOC131320703 gene encoding ATP-dependent DNA helicase SRS2-like protein At4g25120 isoform X2 → MNKENADAAETPGGGMSEEQRARISQKFRAAKALLSRKRPRRSTTPNTSLHSPRTIEDTKRIESPAQVTDVKRFPLSEISTNTRSPASVKAMKLGEGECNNTSSYRGLWDCKIDSSLSSRTTCVALENEAVPYSFETPNRQLECTSSICSEGISVNRIGSFDDSLSERRTGVAVETRCGINSCIDPVRQLQFSASSKSSPSSIVLDEDFDEAILEEIDALFEQKAVRKSEGEGCSSNFQLDIQSAEGSSLDYKVNLSSVFPDLLKIEGISNSSEDPECEVGGGKIFHTAQNGNMPEEYVKYMDSLNDRQREAACGDISIPLMIVAGPGSGKTSTMVGRILMLLKEGIGPSNILAMTFTTSAASEMRDRIGAVAGKATAKELLISTFHSFSLQLCRSHAEKLGRTPEFLIYGHGQQRRVIIEAIRLLENGKNMQNQDSHSLDEELKGVNSPEYFKDKSKKWQKFVAQAKASGKTAEDCCKEGDAVGAAVLQNYDDILRSCNALDYHDLICCSVKLLSDFPGVFKECQESWKAIVIDEFQDTSAMQYGLLQLLSSHKRITIVGDEDQSIFSFNGADVCGFDSFRKDFPNHKEVKLNKNYRSTRCIVEAASSLIKNNLKRCQLKNVLTDNSCGSKITVKECCNEDAQCAFVVDKILQISSEGSSAKCTFGNVAVLYRRQVSGKVFQTAFRDRKIPFNVHGVAFYRKKVVRAIIAMLQTTLPECDDGPFRCVFKALLPFEKEEKKKVIGHIDKVSTVRRSSFISAARDIFTAKVSGTFKRNQLTQGRKVLCTLDMISKLVRRKYLLEQRAVLDNDGGKLLNEDNDVRPVLQYLLDDVSEFISTQFTAPEGAGDVLGEDKGCVYALKAFIDYLSERERENFHSRRHENKDSVSLTTIHQSKGLEWDTVFIVKVNESEIPLLHEFNGVAKENCTSIEEERRLLYVAMTRARKKLFILYVIMDSNWQVLQPSRFLKEIPDHLREIQGEVNSNDLQRKDQKLKKDTAKLTAGLSRGTELPEADLVPKDSVEIHAHETSKESIESIEACHGNSFLKRFNVEERGVVSHLFHQWAKKPAFQDPRRLLDKVAFAIDERLRLKKSTHKDVMRELKSCLKCDEAFHYAQHILMWVQIPADKRAHLMREKQEHFQKLRIENAMSSSSATPKQIAYLQSLGCTVVPSSRLHASRLIEQYKSL, encoded by the exons atgaacaaGGAGAATGCGGATGCAGCAGAAACTCCAGGAGGAGGAATGTCAGAGGAACAGAGAGCTCGAATTTCCCAAAAGTTCAGAGCAGCCAAGGCCCTCCTCTCCCGCAAAAGACCTCGCCGCTCCACCACCCCCAACACCTCCCTTCACTCTCCTCGAAC AATTGAGGATACGAAGAGAATTGAATCTCCAGCTCAGGTAACGGACGTCAAAAGATTCCCTCTTTCAGAGATTTCAACGAACACTCGGTCCCCAGCTTCCGTTAAGGCGATGAAGTTAGGAGAAGGTGAATGCAACAACACTTCAAGTTACAGAGGCCTATGGGATTGTAAGATTGATAGTAGTCTGAGTTCAAGGACAACGTGCGTTGCTTTGGAGAATGAGGCAGTTCCGTATTCATTTGAAACTCCAAATAGACAACTGGAGTGTACTAGCAGTATATGCTCTGAGGGCATATCTGTTAATAGGATTGGATCATTTGATGATAGTTTAAGTGAAAGGAGAACGGGTGTGGCGGTGGAAACTCGGTGTGGAATTAATTCGTGTATCGATCCAGTGAGACAACTGCAGTTTTCTGCTTCGAGCAAGTCTTCACCATCGTCTATTGTTTTAGATGAGGATTTTGACGAGGCCATTCTGGAAGAAATTGATGCTTTATTTGAGCAGAAGGCAGTTAGAAAATCAGAGGGTGAAGGGTGCAGTAGTAATTTTCAATTGGATATTCAGTCTGCTGAAGGGAGTAGTTTGGATTATAAGGTCAATTTGAGTTCTGTTTTTCCGGACTTGTTAAAAATTGAAGGAATTTCAAATTCAAGCGAGGACCCTGAATGTGAAGTGGGGGGAGGGAAAATTTTCCACACTGCTCAAAATGGAAACATGCCTGAGGAGTATGTTAAGTACATGGATTCTCTGAATGATAGGCAGCGAGAAGCTGCTTGTGGTGACATTTCTATCCCTTTAATGATTGTTGCTGGACCAGGAAGTGGGAAG ACATCTACAATGGTTGGACGCATTCTGATGTTGCTTAAAGAG GGCATTGGTCCATCCAACATTCTGGCCATGACTTTCACGACATCTGCTGCTTCTGAAATGAGAGATCGAATTGGAGCAGTGGCTGGGAAGGCAACAGCAAAAGAACTCCTGATCAGCACATTCCACTCATTTTCTCTGCAACTTTGTCGTTCACATGCTGAAAA GTTAGGTCGCACACCAGAGTTTTTGATATATGGGCACGGGCAACAAAGAAGAGTAATCATTGAGGCTATCAGGCTactggaaaatggaaagaataTGCAAAATCAAGATTCTCACTCACTTGATGAAGAGTTAAAAGGCGTAAATTCTCCGGAATATTTTAAAGATAAGTCAAAGAAATGGCAGAAGTTTGTTGCTCAA GCTAAAGCTTCTGGAAAGACTGCTGAAGATTGCTGTAAAGAGGGGGATGCTGTAGGA GCGGCTGTTCTTCAAAATTACGATGACATATTAAGATCCTGTAATGCTCTGGATTACCATGACTTAATTTGCTGTTCAGTGAAGCTGCTCAGCGATTTTCCTGGAG TATTTAAGGAGTGCCAGGAGTCATGGAAAGCAATTGTGATAGACGAATTTCAAGACACAAGTGCCATGCAGTATGGTCTGCTGCAGCTTCTTTCATCTCATAAACGTATTACCATTGTTGGTGATGAAGATCAG TCCATTTTCAGTTTCAATGGTGCTGATGTATGTGGATTTGATTCATTTCGTAAAGATTTCCCAAACCACAAAGAA GtgaaattaaacaaaaactacCGTTCCACTCGTTGCATTGTTGAAGCTGCATCATCTCTTATAAAAAACAATTTGAAGCGATGCCAGCTAAAGAATGTCCTTACTGACAATTCTTGTGGATCTAAG ATTACTGTAAAGGAATGTTGTAATGAGGATGCACAGTGTGCATTCGTTGTTGATAAGATCTTACAAATTTCTTCAGAGGGTTCATCTGCTAAGTGCACTTTTGGAAATGTAGCTGTTCTTTACCGGAGGCAG GTGTCCGGGAAAGTGTTCCAAACAGCCTTTCGTGACCGGAAAATACCGTTCAACGTTCACGGAGTGGCCTTCTATAGAAAAAAG GTTGTGAGAGCCATAATTGCTATGCTTCAAACAACATTGCCTGAATGTGATGATGGTCCGTTTCGCTGTGTCTTCAAGGCTTTACTACCTtttgagaaagaggagaagaaaaag GTAATTGGTCATATTGATAAAGTTTCTACTGTAAGAAGATCCAGCTTTATATCAGCTGCACGCGACATATTTACTGCAAAAGTTTCTGGGACCTTTAAAAG GAATCAACTTACCCAAGGACGTAAAGTGTTGTGTACGCTAGACATGATATCAAAACTTGTTCGCAGG AAATACCTTCTTGAACAACGAGCAGTTCTAGACAATGATGGAGGAAAATTACTAAATGAAGACAATGACGTCAGACCT GTGCTCCAGTACCTGTTGGATGACGTCTCTGAGTTTATATCGACACAATTTACTGCACCAGAAGGGGCGGGAGATGTGCTAGGAGAAGATAAAGGATGTGTTTATGCACTTAAAGCTTTTATTGATTACCTATCTGAGCGGGAGAGGGAAAATTTCCACTCAAGGAGACATGAAAACAAAGATTCTGTCAGCCTTACTACCATCCATCAG TCAAAAGGCCTGGAGTGGGATACTGTTTTCATAGTCAAG GTAAATGAATCTGAGATCCCTTTGTTACATGAGTTCAATGGAGTTGCGAAGGAAAATTGTACTTCAATTGAG GAAGAGCGGCGCTTGCTATATGTGGCGATGACTCGTGCTCGAAAAAAACTTTTCATTCTTTACGTTATTATGGACTCAAATTGGCAG GTACTTCAGCCATCGCGGTTTTTGAAAGAAATACCTGATCATCTTCGAGAGATCCAG GGCGAAGTGAATTCAAATGATCTACAAAGAAAGGACCAAAAACTTAAAAAGGACACTGCCAAGTTAACTGCTGGTTTATCAAGAGGAACAGAACTTCCCGAGGCAGATTTGGTTCCAAAGGATTCTGTCGAGATTCATGCCCATGAAACTTCGAAAGAGTCAATTGAATCGATCGAGGCATGCCATGggaatagttttttgaaaag ATTCAATGTGGAGGAGCGAGGTGTTGTTTCTCATTTATTCCATCAGTGGGCCAAGAAGCCAGCATTTCAAGATCCAAGGAGGTTGCTTGACAAG GTTGCCTTTGCCATTGATGAACGTTTAAGACTGAAGAAAAGTACACACAAG GATGTTATGCGTGAGCTGAAGTCCTGCTTGAAGTGTGATGAGGCATTCCACTATGCACAACAT ATTTTGATGTGGGTGCAAATACCTGCTGATAAGCGTGCCCATTTGATGAGGGAGAAACAG GAACATTTTCAGAAATTGAGGATTGAGAATGCGATGAGTTCATCCTCTGCCACCCCTAAACAG ATTGCTTACTTACAGAGCTTGGGTTGCACAGTAGTCCCTTCATCACGCCTCCATGCTTCTCGTTTGATTGAGCAATACAAATCGCTGTGA